The DNA sequence CGTGGACTGTCGGCGGCCGCTCCTACGGTGGGCTCACCAACCCCGGGGCCTGACCAGCCCCCCGAGCGCTGGAGCGTGCCGTGAGCGACTCGATCGACTTGACCCTGTCCAACCCGCTGGACCCCGAGGCCGTGGCGTCGTGGGAGGTGGGGGACCGGGTGACGTGCGCCCCGGGGACGCGGTGGGGTGGCAAGGACATCAGCGGCCAGGTGCTCGAGGTGGTGCACGTCGAGCCCTTCCCGGCCAGCGTCGGCGGGACGCTGCTGATCGGGCGATGGCCGGGGACGACGACCCGGATGGGGCCGCATCTGCAGGCGCACCAGGTGATCGACTGACGCGCGCAACAAGTGCTGCGAACTGTCAGACGGTGGCGCTACCGTGGACTCACCAACCCGGGGCCTGACCAGCCCCCCGAGCACGGGAGCACGCCATGACCGAGACCACCGCCACCGCCAGCGGCACCGACACCACCGCGATCACCGTCGTCCGGCTGGACATCGAGGGAAACGCCATCCGCGCCCAGTGGTCCCCCGGCCCGTCCGGGAGCCTCCTGGAGCCGCTGCAGGCCGCTGTGGGCGGTGACGTCGACGTGGTCCGGCTGCACCCGGAGATGGAGATGTGGGTGCACGACGAGGGCCTGTACCGCTGCGAGCTCAACCCCGTGGCCTCCGCCGTGGCTGCCGGGATGGGCTTCTCCCGGCAGCTCTACTGCGGGCCGGTGGTGTTCACCGGCGGCGCCGACGAGGACGGCAACACCCTCGGCCTGTCCGAGGAGCTCGCCGAGGTGCTGCTGGAGCTGGTCGAGCGTCTCAAGGCCAACCCCGTCCGCATGGCCGCCATCACGATCCGGGGCGAGGCCTTCATGGCCGCCTACCGCTGACCGCCCAGCCCACCGCGCGCCGGTCACCGGCGCGCGCTCTCCCCCCGTGGAGCGCACGCCGGTGGCCGGCTCTCCCGGACGT is a window from the Modestobacter marinus genome containing:
- a CDS encoding DUF3846 domain-containing protein encodes the protein MTETTATASGTDTTAITVVRLDIEGNAIRAQWSPGPSGSLLEPLQAAVGGDVDVVRLHPEMEMWVHDEGLYRCELNPVASAVAAGMGFSRQLYCGPVVFTGGADEDGNTLGLSEELAEVLLELVERLKANPVRMAAITIRGEAFMAAYR